In Bacillota bacterium, one genomic interval encodes:
- the fliS gene encoding flagellar export chaperone FliS, with amino-acid sequence MAMPNPYQVYQQQSVMTASPGDLTLMLFNGCLKFMGRAELALEKKDLAGAHEALLRAQDIIAELMSSLDMQYELSGNLLALYEFIYRHLVQANIKKDPSLIAEAVALVAELRDAWAEAVQVTRAR; translated from the coding sequence ATGGCCATGCCTAACCCCTACCAAGTTTACCAGCAACAAAGCGTAATGACGGCCTCACCCGGAGACTTAACTTTGATGCTCTTTAATGGTTGCCTTAAGTTTATGGGGCGCGCCGAGCTAGCCCTAGAGAAGAAGGACTTAGCGGGGGCGCACGAGGCCTTGCTGCGCGCGCAAGACATCATTGCCGAGCTTATGTCTAGCCTCGACATGCAGTACGAGCTTTCGGGTAATCTACTGGCCCTCTATGAATTTATTTACCGCCACCTTGTGCAGGCCAATATTAAGAAGGACCCGTCGCTTATTGCCGAAGCTGTGGCCTTGGTGGCAGAGCTGCGCGACGCCTGGGCGGAGGCTGTGCAGGTGACCCGTGCCCGCTAA
- a CDS encoding flagellar protein FlaG, producing MKVQGTEPVVMAKVVDLTARQEVKDTRRTAIDMSLHSEPQGGAPAEALPRDLTSDEVVDRLNMAMRALSTRLKFQKHEGSGQFMVRVINEQTDEVIREIPAERLLDLLVHLRRMVGVLVDERA from the coding sequence GTGAAAGTACAAGGCACTGAGCCAGTGGTAATGGCCAAGGTAGTGGATTTGACCGCGCGCCAAGAAGTAAAGGATACTCGTCGTACCGCCATTGACATGAGCCTGCATTCGGAGCCGCAAGGCGGCGCTCCCGCCGAAGCGTTGCCCCGTGACCTCACTAGCGACGAGGTTGTCGACCGTTTAAACATGGCCATGCGGGCCCTTTCGACCCGGTTGAAGTTCCAAAAGCATGAGGGTAGTGGCCAATTTATGGTGCGCGTCATCAATGAGCAGACGGATGAAGTTATTAGAGAGATACCCGCCGAGCGCCTGCTCGATCTCTTGGTGCATTTGCGCCGTATGGTGGGGGTTTTGGTTGATGAAAGGGCCTAA
- the flgB gene encoding flagellar basal body rod protein FlgB: protein MTVNINELLHRSLDVAALRQRTIANNVANANTPGFKRSFVSFEEHVQSAIARRSLSEHDLQPRLHQDRSTSMREDGNNVSVEHEMVLMAANTVQYQALAQQLSERFSLLRYVINDGRR, encoded by the coding sequence TTGACTGTAAATATCAACGAATTGCTACATAGAAGTCTTGATGTCGCGGCCTTGCGTCAGCGCACTATTGCTAACAATGTAGCTAATGCCAACACACCTGGCTTTAAGCGCAGCTTTGTCAGTTTTGAGGAGCATGTACAGAGTGCTATCGCCCGCCGCAGCCTGTCGGAGCACGATTTGCAGCCACGCCTACATCAAGACCGCTCTACCAGTATGCGCGAGGATGGCAACAATGTCAGCGTGGAGCATGAGATGGTGCTGATGGCGGCTAACACTGTGCAGTACCAAGCTTTAGCCCAGCAGCTCAGCGAAAGGTTTTCGCTCTTGCGCTATGTCATTAACGATGGGAGGCGCTGA
- the flgC gene encoding flagellar basal body rod protein FlgC, whose translation MRIFASMATSASALAAEKLRMDMVSKNVANMNTTRTPEGGPYQRRKVIFSELVEGAARNRFVRLPTRGASRGVMVSQVVVDDAPPRMVHDPSHPDANAEGFVAMPEINLVNEMVDLITATRAYETNVQVLNASKSMQLRALEIGRG comes from the coding sequence ATGCGAATTTTTGCCAGTATGGCCACCAGTGCCTCGGCGCTAGCTGCCGAAAAACTGCGGATGGACATGGTGTCCAAGAATGTCGCCAATATGAATACCACTCGCACGCCCGAGGGCGGGCCTTACCAGCGGCGTAAAGTCATCTTCTCTGAGTTAGTCGAGGGCGCGGCGCGTAACCGCTTTGTGCGCCTGCCTACGCGTGGGGCGAGCCGTGGGGTGATGGTGTCGCAAGTGGTGGTAGACGATGCCCCGCCGCGCATGGTACATGACCCAAGTCACCCTGACGCTAATGCCGAGGGCTTTGTGGCTATGCCCGAAATCAACTTGGTTAATGAGATGGTCGACCTTATTACGGCCACGCGTGCCTATGAGACCAATGTGCAGGTGCTAAACGCCAGCAAGTCGATGCAGCTACGCGCTTTAGAAATAGGAAGAGGGTAG
- the fliE gene encoding flagellar hook-basal body complex protein FliE encodes MIRAIPPIAPLQQLGAAPQVANSDRAAGGSFAAQLNEALNEVNALQLKADDMATKLALGQIDDVHQVTIAMEKAALSLQLAVQVRNKMVEAYQEISRMQV; translated from the coding sequence ATGATTAGAGCCATTCCCCCCATAGCTCCCTTGCAGCAGCTTGGCGCAGCCCCGCAGGTGGCCAACAGTGACCGGGCAGCGGGGGGTAGTTTCGCGGCACAGCTCAACGAAGCACTAAATGAAGTTAATGCCCTGCAGCTTAAGGCCGATGACATGGCTACGAAGCTTGCCTTAGGGCAGATTGACGATGTGCATCAAGTCACCATCGCCATGGAGAAGGCGGCACTGTCACTGCAGTTAGCAGTGCAAGTGCGCAACAAAATGGTGGAAGCCTACCAAGAAATTTCTCGTATGCAAGTCTAG
- the fliF gene encoding flagellar M-ring protein FliF yields MATGQNLLNWWTGQDPRRRTMWVVLGLAIVVAGSSMLFYTTRVDFAPLFTGIEAEQAHSIVESLRQQQVNYQLADGGTSILVPREQLHELRIRIAGEGLYNSGLGFELFDEARLGLTDFERRINYQRALQEELRRTIAAYPEVDQVRVHLVIPERTVFVQQAEESSASVTLKLRPFSTLSQEQVKGMVYLVALSVPRLKPENVTIVDVGGRILTQGLNLGEGQVSPTVARQGELQRGFEREIEVKLLGMLERIYGPGQAVAVVTADLNFDQQSVTQIVFDSAGQVVRSEQVREETFTGPAGQVGGVAGSASNVPTYPTGSGQEGTSTYSNVETTRQFEIGTTETTTVIAPGQVQRLSAAVTVNAELSEAQRTELGNMVRAAIGYDEERGDSILISALNFSLAHVEEARLEMAEFARQEQLRQYIEWGMMGAGGLLGFILLLVVMGRMRKASQFEVAKTQAVNLVPLEQALAEAAAAKTIIESDEALNKVKEIAKQQPEEVALLIKAWFNEG; encoded by the coding sequence GTGGCTACAGGACAAAATCTGCTTAATTGGTGGACAGGGCAGGACCCTCGTCGGCGCACCATGTGGGTGGTGCTGGGGCTAGCTATCGTGGTGGCAGGCTCGTCGATGCTCTTCTACACGACGCGCGTTGACTTTGCACCACTCTTTACTGGCATTGAAGCTGAGCAGGCGCACTCGATTGTGGAGTCACTGCGGCAGCAACAAGTTAACTACCAGCTCGCCGATGGCGGAACCTCGATCTTGGTGCCGCGCGAGCAACTGCATGAACTGCGCATACGAATTGCGGGCGAGGGGCTGTACAACAGCGGTCTTGGTTTTGAGCTGTTTGACGAGGCTCGCCTCGGCTTAACGGACTTCGAGCGCCGTATTAACTACCAGCGCGCCCTGCAAGAAGAACTGCGCCGCACCATTGCCGCCTACCCGGAGGTAGACCAGGTGCGAGTGCACCTAGTAATCCCGGAACGCACCGTCTTTGTGCAGCAGGCTGAGGAGTCTAGTGCCTCGGTCACGCTTAAATTGCGGCCCTTTAGCACTCTGTCGCAGGAGCAGGTAAAGGGCATGGTCTACCTAGTGGCCCTAAGTGTGCCGCGGCTTAAGCCCGAAAACGTGACCATTGTCGATGTGGGCGGGCGTATACTTACGCAGGGCCTTAACTTAGGCGAGGGCCAAGTCAGCCCCACGGTAGCTAGGCAGGGTGAATTACAGCGCGGCTTTGAAAGAGAGATAGAGGTCAAGCTTCTCGGCATGCTAGAGCGCATCTATGGACCCGGGCAGGCGGTGGCCGTGGTGACCGCCGACCTTAATTTTGACCAGCAATCGGTGACCCAGATTGTCTTTGACAGCGCGGGGCAGGTAGTGCGGAGCGAACAGGTGCGCGAAGAGACCTTCACCGGCCCTGCGGGGCAAGTGGGCGGGGTGGCCGGCTCGGCCTCTAATGTACCAACTTACCCGACCGGCAGCGGCCAGGAAGGCACCTCTACTTACAGCAATGTAGAGACCACGCGTCAGTTTGAAATAGGCACGACCGAAACAACGACGGTAATCGCCCCTGGGCAGGTGCAGCGCCTTTCTGCCGCCGTAACCGTTAATGCCGAGCTGTCGGAGGCGCAGCGCACGGAGCTTGGCAACATGGTGCGGGCGGCCATTGGCTACGATGAAGAGCGCGGTGATTCCATATTGATTTCGGCTTTAAACTTCAGCCTCGCCCATGTGGAGGAGGCACGTCTCGAAATGGCTGAATTCGCCAGACAAGAGCAGCTGCGTCAGTACATAGAGTGGGGCATGATGGGCGCGGGTGGCTTGCTCGGGTTTATATTGTTACTTGTAGTGATGGGCCGCATGAGGAAGGCGTCACAGTTTGAGGTGGCTAAGACCCAGGCTGTGAACTTAGTGCCGCTCGAGCAGGCCTTAGCCGAGGCCGCCGCGGCCAAGACCATTATTGAGTCTGATGAAGCCTTGAACAAAGTTAAAGAAATTGCCAAGCAGCAGCCCGAAGAGGTGGCCTTGCTGATTAAGGCATGGTTCAATGAAGGATAG
- the fliG gene encoding flagellar motor switch protein FliG, whose translation MPREKRASGLRKIAALLISLGPEASAKVLKLLPDEDIEVITAEVANTSRIEPEFKAQVLSEFMDVHQAHSYLLEGGVKYAREMLDRALGPSKSTEIMRRLTQSTALKPFTFARKIDPKQLGGAIAEEHPQTIALVMAYLEPEQSSIIMSMLAPEVRAEVAKRIATMERVSPEVINELEGVLSSKFSAFSQQDFFVAGGMKALVNILNRVDRASEKLIFEHLEREDPALAEEIRKRLFVFEDIIVLDDSAIQRVIREIENRELAMALKGAGSEVNQRIMKNMSKRAAEMLKEDLDFLGPIRLRDVEEAQARIVAVIRKLDEAGEIVIARGGEDAIIV comes from the coding sequence TTGCCAAGGGAAAAGCGCGCCAGTGGGCTACGGAAAATCGCCGCCCTACTGATATCTTTGGGCCCGGAGGCCTCGGCCAAGGTGCTGAAGTTGCTGCCGGACGAGGACATAGAGGTTATAACCGCCGAGGTGGCCAATACGAGCCGTATCGAGCCTGAGTTTAAGGCCCAGGTTTTATCTGAATTTATGGACGTACACCAGGCGCATTCATACTTGCTCGAGGGCGGCGTCAAGTACGCCCGCGAAATGCTAGACCGTGCCCTAGGTCCGTCCAAATCGACAGAGATTATGCGCCGCCTGACGCAATCTACGGCCCTCAAGCCCTTTACTTTTGCCCGCAAGATAGACCCCAAGCAACTAGGTGGAGCCATTGCCGAGGAGCACCCGCAGACGATTGCCCTAGTTATGGCCTACCTAGAACCGGAGCAGTCCTCCATCATTATGTCGATGCTGGCTCCTGAAGTCCGTGCCGAAGTAGCCAAGCGCATCGCCACCATGGAGCGCGTCTCGCCCGAGGTAATAAACGAACTCGAAGGCGTTTTGTCGAGCAAGTTTTCGGCCTTTTCGCAGCAAGACTTTTTTGTGGCGGGCGGCATGAAAGCCCTGGTGAATATTCTTAACCGCGTGGATCGCGCCTCAGAGAAGCTTATTTTTGAGCATCTGGAGCGCGAAGACCCCGCCCTAGCCGAAGAAATTCGCAAGCGTCTCTTTGTGTTTGAAGATATTATTGTGCTCGACGACAGCGCCATTCAAAGAGTCATCCGCGAGATTGAAAACCGCGAACTGGCCATGGCCCTTAAGGGGGCTGGCAGCGAGGTCAACCAGCGCATTATGAAAAACATGTCAAAACGCGCCGCGGAAATGCTTAAGGAAGACCTCGACTTTTTGGGCCCCATTCGTTTGCGCGACGTGGAAGAAGCGCAGGCGCGCATCGTGGCTGTTATTCGCAAGCTAGACGAGGCGGGAGAAATAGTCATAGCGCGAGGTGGGGAAGATGCCATCATTGTATAA
- the fliI gene encoding flagellar protein export ATPase FliI, whose protein sequence is MNNFSYDFTGSLVRTKANVTWQARGRVTEVVGLTVEARGFRASIGELCRIGQGEEAIEAEVVGFSGDKLYLFPFRSLYGISPGSVVEPLRQKLVVHCGEHMLGRVIDGLGRPLAGISSMPLGQAYPLDQAPPNPMSRTRIEDVLETGVKAIDLFLTAGHGQRLGIFAGSGVGKSTILGMIARGSTADCNVIALVGERGREVRDFLEKDLGPEGLRRSVVVVATSDQSALLRIKAALTATAVAEYFRDQGKNVMLLMDSVTRFAMSQREIGLAIGEPPTTRGYPPSVFALLPKLLERSGTGERGAITALYTVLVEGDDMNEPIADTVRGILDGHIVLSRHLAERNHYPSIDVLQSVSRLATELAATEHLKLVSECRSLLAVYKQNEDLINIGAYIKGSSREIDESIDKAPRIMAVLAQGIDERYSLEEALSELRKVMAR, encoded by the coding sequence ATGAACAATTTTTCTTACGATTTTACCGGTTCTCTCGTGCGCACCAAGGCTAATGTCACTTGGCAGGCCAGAGGCCGCGTGACCGAGGTCGTTGGTCTTACCGTAGAGGCGAGGGGCTTTCGCGCCTCTATCGGCGAACTCTGCCGCATTGGGCAGGGGGAGGAGGCCATCGAGGCCGAGGTAGTCGGCTTTAGTGGGGACAAGCTTTACTTATTTCCGTTTCGTTCTCTTTATGGTATCTCGCCGGGCAGTGTAGTCGAGCCTTTGCGGCAAAAATTGGTTGTGCACTGCGGCGAGCATATGCTCGGCCGGGTGATTGATGGGCTGGGGCGTCCCCTGGCGGGGATAAGTTCTATGCCTTTAGGCCAGGCCTACCCCTTAGACCAAGCGCCGCCTAACCCTATGAGCCGTACGCGTATCGAAGATGTACTCGAGACAGGTGTTAAGGCCATTGATTTATTTCTCACTGCGGGGCATGGGCAGCGCCTGGGGATTTTTGCCGGCAGCGGTGTCGGTAAGAGCACCATCCTCGGCATGATTGCGCGTGGCAGTACCGCCGACTGCAATGTTATCGCCTTAGTGGGGGAGCGCGGCCGCGAAGTGCGCGACTTCCTCGAGAAAGACCTTGGCCCCGAGGGGCTACGACGTTCTGTGGTGGTGGTGGCCACCAGCGACCAGTCGGCACTGCTACGCATCAAGGCGGCGCTTACGGCAACTGCGGTGGCCGAGTACTTTCGCGACCAGGGGAAGAATGTCATGCTCCTTATGGATTCGGTCACGCGTTTTGCCATGTCACAGCGCGAAATCGGCCTCGCCATTGGCGAGCCGCCCACCACGCGCGGCTACCCGCCCTCCGTTTTTGCCCTGCTACCCAAGCTCTTAGAGCGTTCGGGCACCGGCGAGCGCGGCGCCATCACCGCCCTGTACACCGTCTTGGTGGAGGGGGATGACATGAATGAGCCCATTGCAGATACGGTCAGAGGCATTTTAGACGGGCATATCGTGCTGTCGCGCCACTTGGCGGAGCGTAACCACTACCCTTCGATCGATGTGTTGCAGAGTGTGAGCCGTTTGGCGACGGAATTGGCGGCGACAGAACATTTGAAGTTAGTGTCCGAGTGCCGCTCGCTGCTGGCGGTGTACAAGCAGAACGAAGATTTGATTAATATTGGCGCCTACATCAAGGGTTCTAGCCGCGAAATAGACGAGAGTATCGACAAGGCACCCCGCATTATGGCGGTGCTCGCGCAAGGTATTGACGAACGCTACTCGCTCGAGGAAGCATTGTCTGAGCTACGAAAAGTTATGGCGAGGTGA